The region GCCTTGCCAGCTACCTGATGTTGTCCATTGCGCTGCACGCGGGCGTAGGTTGGCTGCTGCATGCGTTTCGGGTTAAACCCCAGGCACTGGCCTGGCAAGTACCCATCACAATTCAACTGGTGAGCCTCGCCCAGGCGGCCCCGCCCCTGGCAACAGAGCCTGTACGCCCTGCATCGCAGCCAGTCGCAACGTCTCCGCTAGCGGAGACCGCAGTGAAGCCTGCGGCAAAAGCCACTCCGCCCAAGGCGGTGACGCCCCATTCACAGCCTGCAATTGTCAAATCGGTGCCACCAGCACGCTCCAACCCCCTTGGCGAGCCACGCCCGGCCCGTTCAGAGAGCGCACCTGCGCCGCCGCCATCGCGTCCAACTGCCATAGGCAAGAGTGCCCCTGCACCTGCCAGCACGGTGGCGAGCCCAGCGCCGCTGGCTCCGGTTGTCAGCCTGCGTCCCAGTTTTGTCAGCCCGCCACCGCCCCCGCGCTACCCGTCGCAAGCACGACGCCGCAACCAGCAAGGGATTGTGCGCGTCGAGGTGAGCCTCGATGAGCGCGGCAACCAGCTCAAGCTCACCC is a window of Pseudomonas sp. DG56-2 DNA encoding:
- a CDS encoding energy transducer TonB, translated to MKRLASYLMLSIALHAGVGWLLHAFRVKPQALAWQVPITIQLVSLAQAAPPLATEPVRPASQPVATSPLAETAVKPAAKATPPKAVTPHSQPAIVKSVPPARSNPLGEPRPARSESAPAPPPSRPTAIGKSAPAPASTVASPAPLAPVVSLRPSFVSPPPPPRYPSQARRRNQQGIVRVEVSLDERGNQLKLTLVRSSGIESLDQAALEAVTKWRFRPEVVDGRTVPSRVEIPIEFALTANR